The Citrifermentans bemidjiense Bem genome window below encodes:
- a CDS encoding AAA family ATPase, whose protein sequence is MTSEFSIAVIERDQESRSAILSSLKSFSESITMAGSVEHLAEERKSQKGALQVVFLGVDEMERGIKDIKALTAQYPRASVIACASEKNVEWFLALMRAGAVEYLLRPIAHEELIQSLQKVSRLLFAGTPEERPHGEIIAVYNPIGGMGTTTVAVNLAAALASDDTKVALVDLNLDAGDVNTFLNVNPAYTLSSVTTNVDRLDANFLMGVMTRHASGPFILTEPADVDEAVCITAEQVQRVMEMLRGIFRYVVVDCVGQLAGCNMAIFQNASLILFTTTLSLPGLKNTKRYLSALERKGLGGERVKLVINRYLPKSDIQLKDAEKVLGMPVFQAIPNEYADVVDSINKGMPVVKLQPKSPVSKAIQGLAERVKR, encoded by the coding sequence ATGACTTCCGAATTTTCCATAGCCGTCATCGAGCGGGACCAGGAATCGCGCAGCGCCATCCTCTCTTCCCTGAAGAGCTTCTCGGAGAGCATTACCATGGCCGGATCGGTCGAGCACCTGGCCGAAGAGCGCAAGTCGCAAAAAGGAGCGCTGCAGGTGGTCTTCCTCGGCGTCGACGAGATGGAGCGCGGCATCAAGGACATCAAGGCGCTCACGGCGCAGTATCCCCGCGCCTCGGTGATCGCCTGCGCCTCGGAGAAGAACGTGGAGTGGTTCCTGGCGCTGATGCGGGCCGGCGCGGTCGAATACCTGCTGCGCCCTATAGCGCATGAGGAACTCATCCAGTCGCTGCAGAAGGTGAGCAGGCTTCTCTTCGCCGGCACCCCGGAAGAGCGCCCCCACGGCGAGATCATCGCCGTCTACAACCCCATCGGCGGCATGGGTACCACCACCGTCGCCGTTAACCTGGCCGCGGCCCTCGCCAGCGACGACACCAAGGTGGCGCTCGTCGACCTGAACCTGGACGCCGGCGACGTCAACACCTTCCTCAACGTGAATCCCGCCTACACGCTCTCCAGCGTCACCACCAACGTGGACCGGCTGGACGCGAACTTCCTGATGGGCGTCATGACCAGGCACGCCTCCGGCCCCTTCATCCTCACCGAGCCTGCCGATGTCGACGAGGCGGTCTGCATCACGGCCGAGCAGGTCCAACGCGTCATGGAGATGCTCAGGGGGATCTTCAGGTACGTGGTGGTCGATTGCGTGGGGCAGTTGGCCGGCTGCAACATGGCCATCTTCCAGAATGCGAGTCTGATCCTGTTCACCACCACGCTGAGCCTCCCCGGCCTCAAGAACACCAAGAGGTACCTGAGCGCCCTGGAGAGAAAGGGGCTCGGGGGAGAAAGGGTGAAGCTCGTCATCAACAGGTACCTCCCCAAGTCGGACATCCAGCTCAAGGACGCCGAGAAGGTGCTGGGGATGCCGGTATTCCAGGCCATCCCCAATGAATACGCGGACGTCGTCGATTCCATCAACAAGGGTATGCCGGTCGTGAAGCTTCAGCCGAAGTCCCCGGTGAGCAAGGCAATCCAGGGGCTGGCGGAGCGGGTGAAGCGCTGA
- a CDS encoding type II and III secretion system protein family protein, translating into MRCIPSKPCLAFLLFCLGLLVEAATATAGVPTTVIVNRGVVLNLKNPARYVNITDKDVIDVPDPLRRNQLLINGKKIGSTNLIVWEENNDKPTFFDVRVVGDREAIESQIRDYAPKDDISVQYAQDTVILSGKVANEMTGKKAEEIAKAYSAKVLNHITVDEPQQVLLQVKVAQVDRTSLKRLGLSAIVKGRTAEGFTNLVGAPSGTSRNTESTPTRFTSTEGNGIVGNIPGIGGFDPLNAFNVGVSYFPAGIGAVLQALSSKGLAKILAEPNLLVKSGEEGNFLAGSRIPYSVLISTGGASTSSIVFETVGVKLKFKPQVLQNGLINLKIDPAEVSSIAGTLAVNGYPIIDTRDVRTDVELRDGESLVLAGLLQEEQIKNMSKIPLLGDIPILGALFRSSQKDIREKDLVFFITPKIVKPTPAGVATKLPTDAVTPEEEKGYDWIPRGGK; encoded by the coding sequence CTCAAAACCGTGCCTGGCCTTCCTGCTTTTCTGCCTCGGCCTTCTCGTCGAGGCGGCGACCGCAACAGCCGGCGTCCCGACCACCGTGATCGTCAACCGGGGGGTGGTTCTCAACCTGAAGAACCCGGCCCGCTACGTCAACATTACCGACAAGGACGTGATCGACGTCCCCGATCCCCTGCGCCGCAACCAGCTTCTCATCAACGGCAAGAAAATCGGCTCCACCAACCTGATCGTGTGGGAGGAGAACAACGACAAGCCCACCTTTTTCGATGTCCGGGTGGTGGGGGACCGGGAGGCGATCGAGTCCCAGATCAGGGACTACGCACCCAAAGACGACATCAGCGTCCAGTACGCCCAGGACACGGTGATCCTCTCCGGCAAGGTCGCCAACGAGATGACCGGCAAGAAGGCCGAGGAGATCGCCAAGGCGTACTCCGCGAAGGTGTTGAACCACATCACCGTCGACGAGCCGCAACAGGTGCTGCTGCAGGTCAAGGTGGCGCAGGTGGACCGGACCTCGCTGAAAAGGCTCGGCCTCAGCGCCATCGTGAAGGGTAGGACGGCCGAGGGGTTCACGAACCTGGTGGGAGCCCCCAGCGGCACCAGCCGCAACACCGAATCGACGCCCACAAGGTTCACCTCCACCGAGGGGAACGGGATCGTTGGGAACATCCCCGGCATTGGGGGGTTCGACCCGCTGAACGCCTTCAACGTCGGGGTCTCCTACTTCCCAGCGGGGATCGGCGCCGTGCTCCAGGCCTTGAGCAGCAAGGGGCTCGCGAAGATCCTCGCCGAGCCCAACCTGCTGGTGAAAAGCGGCGAAGAGGGGAATTTCCTCGCCGGGAGCAGGATCCCCTACAGCGTGCTGATCTCGACCGGCGGGGCGTCCACCTCGTCCATCGTCTTCGAGACGGTTGGGGTGAAGCTCAAGTTCAAGCCGCAGGTGCTGCAAAATGGCCTGATCAACCTGAAGATCGACCCGGCTGAGGTAAGCAGCATCGCCGGGACCCTAGCGGTCAACGGCTACCCCATCATCGACACCAGGGACGTCCGCACCGACGTGGAACTGCGGGACGGCGAGAGCCTGGTTCTGGCGGGCCTGCTCCAGGAAGAGCAGATCAAGAACATGTCCAAGATCCCCCTTTTGGGGGACATACCGATCCTCGGTGCGCTGTTTCGCTCCTCGCAGAAAGACATCCGGGAAAAGGACCTGGTCTTTTTCATCACGCCGAAGATAGTGAAGCCCACTCCCGCAGGGGTCGCGACCAAGCTCCCCACCGACGCCGTTACTCCCGAGGAGGAGAAGGGATACGACTGGATCCCGCGGGGAGGAAAGTGA